The genomic window GTGGCCGGCGCCGGCTCCGGCAAGACCCGGGTGCTGACCCACCGGATCGCCCATCTGCTGGGGACCCGCCACGTCCACCCCGGCCAGATACTGGCGATCACGTTCACGAACAAGGCCGCGGGCGAGATGAAGGAGCGCGTCGAGCACCTCGTCGGCCCGCGCGCCAACGCCATGTGGGTGTCCACCTTCCACAGCGCCTGCGTCCGCATCCTGCGCAGGGAGAGCAAGAGGCTCGGCTTCACGTCGTCCTTCTCGATCTACGACGCCGCCGACTCGAAGCGGCTCATGGCCCTCGTCTGCCGCGATCTCGACCTCGACCCGAAGCGCTACCCCCCGAAGTCGTTCAGCGCCAAGATCTCCAACCTGAAGAACGAGCTGATCGACGAGGAGACCTTCGCCGACCAGGCCGCTGGGGGTACCTCCCAGGCCGAAGGCTCTGGGGGAGGCTTCGAGAAGACGCTGGCCGAGGCGTACCGGATGTACCAGGCGCGGCTGCGCGAGGCCAACGCGCTGGACTTCGACGACATCATCATGACCACGGTCCATCTGCTCCAGGCGTTCCCGGACGTCGCCGAGCACTACCGGCGCCGGTTCCGCCACGTCCTGGTCGACGAGTACCAGGACACCAACCACGCGCAGTACACGCTGGTGCGCGAGCTGGTCGGCCCCGGGTACGAGGACCTCGGCCCGGCCGAGCTGTGCGTCGTGGGCGACGCCGACCAGTCGATCTACGCCTTCCGCGGCGCCACGATCCGCAACATCCTCCAGTTCGAGGAGGACTACCCGGAGGCGACGACGATCCTGCTGGAGCAGAACTACCGCTCGACGCAGACGATCCTGTCGGCCGCCAACGCCGTGATCGAGCGCAACGAGAGCCGCCGCCCCAAGAACCTGTGGACGAACGCGGGCGCGGGCGCCCAGATCACCGGCTATGTCGCGGACACCGAGCACGACGAGGCCCAGTTCGTCGCCGACGAGATCGACCGGCTGACGGACGCGGGCGAGGCCAAGGCCGGCGACGTCGCGGTTTTCTACCGGACGAACGCCCAGTCCCGCGTCTTCGAAGAGATCTTCATCCGTGTCGGCCTGCCCTACAAGGTCGTCGGCGGCGTGCGCTTCTACGAGCGCAAGGAGGTCCGGGACGTCCTCGCCTACCTGCGTGTCCTCGCCAACCCCGAGGACAACGTCCCGCTGCGCCGCATCCTCAACGTGCCCAAGCGCGGCATCGGCGAGCGCGCCGAGGCGATGATCGACGCGCTGGCGCTGCGCGAGAAGATCACCTTCCCGCAGGCGCTGCGCCGCGTGGACGAGGCGTACGGCATGGCGGCCCGGTCGGCCAACGCCGTGAAGCGGTTCAACACGCTGATGGAGGAGCTCGGCACGATCGTCGAGTCCGGCGCGGGACCCGCGACGGTCCTGGAGGCCGTGCTCGAACGGACCGGGTACCTCGCCGAGTTGCAGGCGTCGACCGATCCGCAGGACGAGACCCGTATCGAGAACCTCCAGGAGCTGGCCGCGGTCGCGCTCGAATACGAGCAGGAGCGCGGAGCCGAGGAGGGCTCGGGCACGCTCGCCGAGTTCCTGGAGCAGGTCGCGCTCGTCGCCGATTCCGACCAGATCCCCGACGAGGACGGGGAAGGTGCCGGCGTCATCACGCTGATGACGCTGCACACGGCCAAGGGCCTGGAGTTCCCGGTCGTCTTCCTCACGGGCATGGAGGACGGTGTCTTCCCGCACATGCGGGCGCTGGGCCAGACCAAGGAGCTGGAGGAGGAGCGCCGGCTGGCGTACGTGGGCATCACACGCGCCCGCGAGCGGCTCTATCTGACCCGGTCGTCGATGCGGAGCGCCTGGGGCCAGCCCGCGTACAACCCGCCGTCGCGGTTCCTGGAGGAGATCCCGGACGCGCACGTGCAGTGGAAGCGCACGGGGCCGATGGCGAAGCCCGCGGGACCGACGTCCGCCGTCACGTCCTCGCTCTCCTCGTCCCGCTCGCGC from Streptomyces formicae includes these protein-coding regions:
- the pcrA gene encoding DNA helicase PcrA: MSSLFDDSFLADLRRTSGPEEPPPPEHDELHEPDEHGPREEVPHDLFEGKFDAPPARDAYYRDGAHRPAVDPAALLDGLNEQQRAAVVHTGSPLLIVAGAGSGKTRVLTHRIAHLLGTRHVHPGQILAITFTNKAAGEMKERVEHLVGPRANAMWVSTFHSACVRILRRESKRLGFTSSFSIYDAADSKRLMALVCRDLDLDPKRYPPKSFSAKISNLKNELIDEETFADQAAGGTSQAEGSGGGFEKTLAEAYRMYQARLREANALDFDDIIMTTVHLLQAFPDVAEHYRRRFRHVLVDEYQDTNHAQYTLVRELVGPGYEDLGPAELCVVGDADQSIYAFRGATIRNILQFEEDYPEATTILLEQNYRSTQTILSAANAVIERNESRRPKNLWTNAGAGAQITGYVADTEHDEAQFVADEIDRLTDAGEAKAGDVAVFYRTNAQSRVFEEIFIRVGLPYKVVGGVRFYERKEVRDVLAYLRVLANPEDNVPLRRILNVPKRGIGERAEAMIDALALREKITFPQALRRVDEAYGMAARSANAVKRFNTLMEELGTIVESGAGPATVLEAVLERTGYLAELQASTDPQDETRIENLQELAAVALEYEQERGAEEGSGTLAEFLEQVALVADSDQIPDEDGEGAGVITLMTLHTAKGLEFPVVFLTGMEDGVFPHMRALGQTKELEEERRLAYVGITRARERLYLTRSSMRSAWGQPAYNPPSRFLEEIPDAHVQWKRTGPMAKPAGPTSAVTSSLSSSRSRSGPSGFATRRTTDKPVIALAVGDRVTHDQFGLGTVMAVTGSGGDTQATIDFGDAKPKRLLLRYAPVEKL